One part of the Triplophysa rosa linkage group LG5, Trosa_1v2, whole genome shotgun sequence genome encodes these proteins:
- the rwdd3 gene encoding RWD domain-containing protein 3 isoform X1 yields the protein MPNEALDEISVLSAIYCEQDEFQLLEESVETGLVYRINTMTERNNEKTPLSLIFHIPPGYPNNPPDISISSSHLSRKQCHDLRNSLLDTARSLPAEPMIHDLILWLQENFSDLINTASCHSAEIRPYIKDESWMALRHIDHMRSKAKYIKLIEKWTSDLCLTGRLFMGKLILILLQGTKENIKEYIHLQKTVKVDVDSSGKRCKEKMMNVLCEIPPLEENILMSTFEVKDILSLDELKREFDLVGLTELYNQYVSSLI from the exons ATGCCAAATGAGGCTCTTGATGAAATCTCGGTTTTATCAGCCATCTACTGCGAACAGGATGAATTCCAGCTTCTCGAAGAGTCTG TTGAGACTGGACTTGTGTACCGCATAAATACAATGACAGAGAGAAACAACGAGAAAACTCCACTGAGTCTTATTTTCCACATCCCTCCCGGCTACCCCAACAATCCTCCAGATATCAGTATCAGCTCCAGCCATCTCTCGAGGAAACAGTGCCATGACCTGAGAAACAGTTTACTGGACACAGCCCGGTCACTTCCAGCAGAGCCTATGATCCATGACTTAATACTGTGGCTTCAGGAAAACTTCTCTGACTTAATCAACACAGCAAGCTGTCATTCAGCTGAGATCAGACCATACATTAAAGATGAATCTTGGATGGCTTTACGTCATATAGATCACATGAGATCCAAAGCAAAATACATTAAACTGATTGAAAAATGGACCTCAGATTTGTGTCTCACTGGTAGACTCTTTATGGGCAAGCTGATATTGATTCTGCTGCAAGGGACAAAGGAAAACATTAAA GAATACATCCACCTTCAGAAGACTGTGAAAGTTGATGTTGATTCATCTGGGAAACGCTGTAAAGAGAAAATGATGAACGTCCTTTGTGAGATTCCACCATTAGAGGAGAACATATT gaTGTCAACATTTGAAGTGAAAGACATTTTATCACTCGATGAACTCAAAAGGGAATTTGATCTTGTCGGTTTAACTGAGCTTTACAACCAGTATGTGTCCTCACTTATCTAA
- the LOC130554336 gene encoding holocytochrome c-type synthase yields MGGTMSIPTGTIKAEGIMISGNAPPQGCPMHPDVKKNAPPSECPMHQVSASAHDQLKTTPDVPAHQDRAYEFVECPMRAASGVKPTISDINPANMMPPPNQQTSPGQPFPLCVGREESNIPRAGSEQNWVYPSEQMFWNAMLRKGWHWNKDDINQKDMKDIIKIHNQNNEQAWQEILRWERLHSKECPCGPALLRFGGKAKDFSPRARFRHWMGHDLPFDRHDWIVDRCGKEVRYVIDYYDGSQLPKHTILDVRPAFDSLGAVWDRMKVAWWLWTST; encoded by the exons ATGGGAGGCACCATGTCCATCCCGACGGGTACCATTAAGGCAGAAGGCATCATGATATCTGGCAATGCACCGCCACAGGGCTGTCCCATGCATCCAGATGTTAAAAAAA ATGCTCCTCCATCAGAATGTCCAATGCATCAGGTGTCTGCATCTGCCCATGATCAGCTGAAGACGACACCAGATGTACCAGCACATCAGGACAGGGCTTATGAATTTGTAGAGTGTCCTATGAGAGCTGCCAGTGGAGTCAAACCTACTATATCAGACATTAATCCTGCAAATATG ATGCCGCCACCTAATCAGCAAACTTCACCCGGTCAGCCGTTTCCCTTGTGTGTTGGAAGAGAGGAATCCAACATTCCTCGCGCTGGATCTGAGCAGAATTGGGTTTATCCTTCGGAGCAGATGTTCTGGAATGCTATGCTGAGAAAAGG ATGGCACTGGAACAAAGATGACATCAACCAGAAGGACATGAAAGACATAATTAAGATTCACAACCAGAATAATGAACAAGCATGGCAGGAAATCCTGAGATGGGAGAGACTCCATTCCAA AGAGTGCCCGTGTGGACCTGCTCTTTTAAGGTTTGGTGGAAAAGCAAAAGACTTTTCACCCAGAGCCAGGTTTCGCCACTGGATGGG gcATGATTTACCATTTGACAGGCATGACTGGATTGTTGATCGGTGTGGAAAAGAGGTCAGATATGTAATAGACTACTACGATGGTAGCCAGTTGCCCAAGCACACCATCCTAGATGTGCGTCCCGCTTTTGATTCCTTAGGGGCTGTTTGGGACCGTATGAAAGTGGCCTGGTGGCTATGGACCTCAACATGA
- the rwdd3 gene encoding RWD domain-containing protein 3 isoform X2 translates to MPNEALDEISVLSAIYCEQDEFQLLEESDISISSSHLSRKQCHDLRNSLLDTARSLPAEPMIHDLILWLQENFSDLINTASCHSAEIRPYIKDESWMALRHIDHMRSKAKYIKLIEKWTSDLCLTGRLFMGKLILILLQGTKENIKEYIHLQKTVKVDVDSSGKRCKEKMMNVLCEIPPLEENILMSTFEVKDILSLDELKREFDLVGLTELYNQYVSSLI, encoded by the exons ATGCCAAATGAGGCTCTTGATGAAATCTCGGTTTTATCAGCCATCTACTGCGAACAGGATGAATTCCAGCTTCTCGAAGAGTCTG ATATCAGTATCAGCTCCAGCCATCTCTCGAGGAAACAGTGCCATGACCTGAGAAACAGTTTACTGGACACAGCCCGGTCACTTCCAGCAGAGCCTATGATCCATGACTTAATACTGTGGCTTCAGGAAAACTTCTCTGACTTAATCAACACAGCAAGCTGTCATTCAGCTGAGATCAGACCATACATTAAAGATGAATCTTGGATGGCTTTACGTCATATAGATCACATGAGATCCAAAGCAAAATACATTAAACTGATTGAAAAATGGACCTCAGATTTGTGTCTCACTGGTAGACTCTTTATGGGCAAGCTGATATTGATTCTGCTGCAAGGGACAAAGGAAAACATTAAA GAATACATCCACCTTCAGAAGACTGTGAAAGTTGATGTTGATTCATCTGGGAAACGCTGTAAAGAGAAAATGATGAACGTCCTTTGTGAGATTCCACCATTAGAGGAGAACATATT gaTGTCAACATTTGAAGTGAAAGACATTTTATCACTCGATGAACTCAAAAGGGAATTTGATCTTGTCGGTTTAACTGAGCTTTACAACCAGTATGTGTCCTCACTTATCTAA